One Ricinus communis isolate WT05 ecotype wild-type chromosome 1, ASM1957865v1, whole genome shotgun sequence DNA window includes the following coding sequences:
- the LOC8281850 gene encoding integrin-linked protein kinase 1 has protein sequence MSSGTSSAGGERGPPPPSSDKQKEKARVSRTSMILWHAHQNDAAAVRKLLEEDRSLVRARDYDSRTPLHVASLHGWIDVAKCLIEFGADVNAQDRWKNTPLADAEGAKKHNMIELLKSYGGLSYGQNGSHFEPKPVPPPLPNKCDWEIDPSELDFSNSAIIGKGSFGEILKAYWRGTPVAVKRILPSLSDDRLVIQDFRHEVNLLVKLRHPNIVQFLGAVTEKKPLMLITEYLRGGDLHQYLKEKGALSPSTAINFALDIARGMAYLHNEPNVIIHRDLKPRNVLLVNSNADHLKVGDFGLSKLIKVQNSHDVYKMTGETGSYRYMAPEVFKHRKYDKKVDVFSFAMILYEMLEGEPPLANYEPYEAAKFVAEGHRPTFHAKGFTIELRELTDQCWAADMNRRPSFLEILKRLEKIKEVLPADHHWSLFNA, from the exons ATGAGCTCCGGTACTTCCTCCGCCGGTGGCGAACGAGGACCTCCACCGCCTTCATCCGACAAGCAAAAAGAGAAGGCGAGAGTGAGCAGGACGTCAATGATACTGTGGCACGCTCACCAGAACGACGCTGCGGCTGTAAGGAAACTTCTAGAGGAAGATAGATCTCTAGTTCGCGCTAGAGATTATGATAGTCGAACTCCTCTTCATGTTGCTTCTCTTCATGGTTGGATCGATGTTGCTAAGTGTTTGATTGAGTTTGGCGCTGATGTCAACGCCCAGGATCGCTGGAAAAATACG CCATTAGCTGATGCAGAAGGAGCTAAGAAACATAATATGATTGAGCTTCTAAAATCATATGGTGGCTTGTCTTAT GGGCAAAATGGAAGCCATTTTGAACCAAAACCTGTTCCACCACCTCTACCAAACAAATGTGATTGGGAAATTGACCCGTCAGAGCTCGACTTCTCAAATTCAGCAATTATTGGAAAG GGATCTTTTGGCGAGATCTTGAAAGCCTATTGGCGTGGAACACCAGTAGCTGTTAAACGCATCCTTCCATCACTTTCGGATGACAGATTGGTGAT CCAGGACTTCAGGCATGAGGTTAATTTGCTAGTGAAGCTTCGCCACCCCAATATAGTCCAATTTCTAGGAGCTGTCACTGAGAAGAAGCCCCTTATGTTGATTACAGAGTATTTACGAGGG GGGGATCTGCATCAGTACCTGAAGGAAAAGGGTGCACTTAGTCCTTCAACAGCCATCAACTTTGCTCTGGATATTGCCAG AGGCATGGCTTATCTTCACAATGAGCCAAATGTCATCATTCACAGAGACCTAAAACCAAG GAATGTTCTTTTAGTCAACTCCAATGCTGATCATTTGAAAGTTGGAGATTTTGGATTAAGCAAGCTCATCAAGGTTCAGAATTCTCATGACGTATACAAAATGACTGGCGAGACGGGGAGCT ACCGATACATGGCTCCTGAAGTTTTCAAGCACCGGAAATATGATAAGAAGGTTGATGTTTTCTCTTTTGCAATGATCCTCTATGAG ATGCTTGAAGGGGAACCCCCACTTGCAAATTATGAGCCTTATGAAGCAGCCAAATTTGTGGCAGAGGGGCACAGGCCAACATTTCATGCCAAAGGATTTACCATTGAACTTAGGGA ATTAACAGATCAGTGTTGGGCTGCTGACATGAACAGAAGACCTTCTTTTCTAGAAATCCTCAAGAGACTTGAAAAGATCAAGGAAGTCTTACCTGCAGATCATCATTGGAGCTTATTCAATGCATAA
- the LOC8281849 gene encoding transmembrane emp24 domain-containing protein p24delta9 — protein MGTRLLDSVIIAISIVGLLSSTTESLRFDLQSGQTKCIAEDIQSNAMTVGKYSVVNPNEGQPLPTTHSLTVRVTSSYGNSYHYAEHVPSGQFAFTAAEAGDYMTCFWAADHKPQVTLTVDFDWKTGVAAKDWTNVAKKGSIDVMELELKKLHDTVISIQEEMYSLREREEQMQELNRATNSRMGWFSFLSLIVCLSVAGLQVWHLKTFFEKKKLI, from the exons ATGGGTACCAGATTACTTGATTCAGTTATAATTGCAATAAGCATAGTGGGTCTTTTATCTTCTACAACAGAATCACTTCGGTTTGATTTACAATCAGGTCAAACCAAATGTATTGCGGAAGACATCCAAAGCAATGCGATGACTGTTGGCAAGTACAGCGTTGTTAATCCTAACGAAGGCCAGCCCTTGCCTACTACACACTCGCTCACTGTTAGA gTGACATCGAGTTATGGGAATAGTTATCACTACGCCGAGCATGTACCATCTGGGCAGTTTGCGTTTACGGCAGCGGAGGCAGGAGATTACATGACGTGTTTTTGGGCGGCGGATCATAAGCCTCAAGTTACTTTGACTGTTGATTTTGATTGGAAAACTGGTGTCGCTGCTAAAGATTGGACAAATGTTGCCAAGAAAGGCTCTATTGAT GTAATGGAATTAGAGCTGAAGAAGCTGCATGATACTGTTATTTCCATTCAGGAGGAGATGTATAGTCTCCGCGAAAG AGAAGAACAAATGCAGGAGTTGAACCGAGCTACTAACTCAAGGATGGGTTGGTTTAGTTTTCTATCTCTCATCGTATGTTTATCAGTAGCAGGCTTGCAAGTATGGCACCTGAAGACCTTTTTCGAGAAGAAGAAGCTCATTTAA
- the LOC8281848 gene encoding rhamnogalacturonan I rhamnosyltransferase 1 isoform X1, whose translation MEVRSEGVPVRCDKVTNSQVIARTRLQVWFIRVCSSILLWTGLVQLVAVGELWRPNFISTFTHKISQITPFPLHLQLQPPPPPPPPPLLPARNYTSNGFLKVSCNGGLNQMRAAVCASSIVCLCLFLIVFQVINSASLAYQICDMVAVARLLNLTLVVPELDKTSFWADPSNFEDIFDVKHFIDSLRDEVRIIRRVPKRFNRKYGYKVFEMPPVSWSNEKYYLQQILPLFSKVKVLHFNKTDARLANNGIPVDLQKLRCRVNFQALKFTSQIESLGYKLVRILQERGPFVALHLRYEMDMLAFSGCTHGCTKEEAEELKQLRYAYPWWREKEIVSEERRSQGLCPLTPEETALILQALGFDKETQIYIAAGEIYGSESRLAALRAAFPLIVRKEMLLDPAELQQFQNHSSQMAALDFMVSIASNTFIPTYDGNMAKVVEGHRRYLGFKKTILLDRKKLVELLDLHQNGTLTWNKFAVAVQAAHEKRMGQPSRRKVIADKPKEEDYFYANPQECLCEGTNCDDLLGPNNSSSLQRQQNTKRRLRWCPS comes from the exons ATGGAGGTTAGATCTGAGGGGGTACCAGTGAGGTGTGATAAAGTAACAAATTCTCAAGTAATAGCAAGAACAAGATTGCAGGTTTGGTTTATAAGGGTTTGTTCAAGTATTTTGCTATGGACTGGTTTGGTTCAACTCGTCGCTGTTGGGGAGCTTTGGCGACCTAATTTTATTTCCACTTTTACCCATAAAATATCTCAGATCACGCCCTTTCCTCTTCATCTTCAACTTCAACCTCCTCCTCCCCCTCCCCCTCCTCCACTTCTTCCCGCAA GAAACTATACAAGTAATGGTTTTCTTAAGGTGTCATGCAACGGAGGCTTGAATCAAATGCGTGCAGCGGTTTGTGCTTCTTCCATTGTTTGTTTATGCCTTTTCTTGATCGTTTTTCAGGTTATTAACTCCGCTTCCCTGGCATATCAGATATGCGACATGGTTGCTGTTGCCCGGCTTTTGAATCTCACTTTGGTTGTTCCGGAACTTGACAAGACATCTTTCTGGGCTGACCCTag TAACTTTGAAGATATCTTTGATGTGAAACATTTCATAGACTCACTAAGAGATGAAGTTCGAATAATTCGAAGGGTGCCAAAAAGATTTAATAGGAAATATGGATACAAAGTATTCGAGATGCCTCCAGTTAGTTGGTCAAATGAGAAATACTACCTGCAACAG ATTTTGCCACTTTTCAGCAAGGTAAAGGTGTTGCACTTCAACAAAACTGATGCACGTCTGGCAAACAATGGGATCCCAGTTGATCTTCAGAAACTCAGATGCCGAGTTAATTTTCAGGCTTTGAAATTTACTTCCCAGATTGAAAGTTTGGGGTACAAATTAGTTCGCATTCTTCAGGAAAGAGGGCCTTTTGTGGCTTTGCATCTAAGATATGAAATGGACATGTTAGCTTTCTCAGGTTGCACCCACGGCTGCACCAAGGAAGAAGCTGAGGAGCTCAAGCAGTTAAG aTATGCTTATCCTTGGTGGAGGGAGAAAGAGATAGTGTCTGAAGAGAGGAGATCTCAAGGTTTGTGTCCTTTGACACCTGAGGAGACGGCTCTAATTTTACAGGCTTTGGGTTTTGACAAGGAAACACAGATATATATTGCAGCCGGTGAGATATATGGCAGTGAAAGCAGACTTGCAGCACTAAGGGCTGCGTTTCCACTTATT GTGAGAAAGGAAATGCTATTGGATCCAGCAGAACTGCAGCAATTCCAGAATCATTCTTCTCAGATGGCTGCTCTGGATTTTATGGTTTCAATAGCCAGTAATACTTTCATTCCCACATATGATGGAAATATGGCAAAAGTTGTGGAAGGTCATCGCCG GTATCTTGGCTTTAAAAAGACAATCCTGCTAGATCGAAAAAAACTTGTTGAGTTACTGGATTTGCATCAGAATGGGACACTTACTTGGAATAAGTTTGCAGTTGCTGTTCAAGCAGCACATGAGAAGAGGATGGGACAGCCATCACGCCGGAAGGTTATAGCAGATAAACCAAAGGAGGAGGATTATTTTTACGCGAACCCGCAAGAATGCCTTTGTGAGGGAACAAATTGTGATGACTTGCTGGGCCCTAATAACTCAAGTTCATTGCAACGACAACAGAATACCAAGCGCAGATTGAGATGGTGTCCCTCCTAA
- the LOC8281848 gene encoding rhamnogalacturonan I rhamnosyltransferase 1 isoform X2, giving the protein MEVRSEGVPVRCDKVTNSQVIARTRLQVWFIRVCSSILLWTGLVQLVAVGELWRPNFISTFTHKISQITPFPLHLQLQPPPPPPPPPLLPARNYTSNGFLKVSCNGGLNQMRAAICDMVAVARLLNLTLVVPELDKTSFWADPSNFEDIFDVKHFIDSLRDEVRIIRRVPKRFNRKYGYKVFEMPPVSWSNEKYYLQQILPLFSKVKVLHFNKTDARLANNGIPVDLQKLRCRVNFQALKFTSQIESLGYKLVRILQERGPFVALHLRYEMDMLAFSGCTHGCTKEEAEELKQLRYAYPWWREKEIVSEERRSQGLCPLTPEETALILQALGFDKETQIYIAAGEIYGSESRLAALRAAFPLIVRKEMLLDPAELQQFQNHSSQMAALDFMVSIASNTFIPTYDGNMAKVVEGHRRYLGFKKTILLDRKKLVELLDLHQNGTLTWNKFAVAVQAAHEKRMGQPSRRKVIADKPKEEDYFYANPQECLCEGTNCDDLLGPNNSSSLQRQQNTKRRLRWCPS; this is encoded by the exons ATGGAGGTTAGATCTGAGGGGGTACCAGTGAGGTGTGATAAAGTAACAAATTCTCAAGTAATAGCAAGAACAAGATTGCAGGTTTGGTTTATAAGGGTTTGTTCAAGTATTTTGCTATGGACTGGTTTGGTTCAACTCGTCGCTGTTGGGGAGCTTTGGCGACCTAATTTTATTTCCACTTTTACCCATAAAATATCTCAGATCACGCCCTTTCCTCTTCATCTTCAACTTCAACCTCCTCCTCCCCCTCCCCCTCCTCCACTTCTTCCCGCAA GAAACTATACAAGTAATGGTTTTCTTAAGGTGTCATGCAACGGAGGCTTGAATCAAATGCGTGCAGCG ATATGCGACATGGTTGCTGTTGCCCGGCTTTTGAATCTCACTTTGGTTGTTCCGGAACTTGACAAGACATCTTTCTGGGCTGACCCTag TAACTTTGAAGATATCTTTGATGTGAAACATTTCATAGACTCACTAAGAGATGAAGTTCGAATAATTCGAAGGGTGCCAAAAAGATTTAATAGGAAATATGGATACAAAGTATTCGAGATGCCTCCAGTTAGTTGGTCAAATGAGAAATACTACCTGCAACAG ATTTTGCCACTTTTCAGCAAGGTAAAGGTGTTGCACTTCAACAAAACTGATGCACGTCTGGCAAACAATGGGATCCCAGTTGATCTTCAGAAACTCAGATGCCGAGTTAATTTTCAGGCTTTGAAATTTACTTCCCAGATTGAAAGTTTGGGGTACAAATTAGTTCGCATTCTTCAGGAAAGAGGGCCTTTTGTGGCTTTGCATCTAAGATATGAAATGGACATGTTAGCTTTCTCAGGTTGCACCCACGGCTGCACCAAGGAAGAAGCTGAGGAGCTCAAGCAGTTAAG aTATGCTTATCCTTGGTGGAGGGAGAAAGAGATAGTGTCTGAAGAGAGGAGATCTCAAGGTTTGTGTCCTTTGACACCTGAGGAGACGGCTCTAATTTTACAGGCTTTGGGTTTTGACAAGGAAACACAGATATATATTGCAGCCGGTGAGATATATGGCAGTGAAAGCAGACTTGCAGCACTAAGGGCTGCGTTTCCACTTATT GTGAGAAAGGAAATGCTATTGGATCCAGCAGAACTGCAGCAATTCCAGAATCATTCTTCTCAGATGGCTGCTCTGGATTTTATGGTTTCAATAGCCAGTAATACTTTCATTCCCACATATGATGGAAATATGGCAAAAGTTGTGGAAGGTCATCGCCG GTATCTTGGCTTTAAAAAGACAATCCTGCTAGATCGAAAAAAACTTGTTGAGTTACTGGATTTGCATCAGAATGGGACACTTACTTGGAATAAGTTTGCAGTTGCTGTTCAAGCAGCACATGAGAAGAGGATGGGACAGCCATCACGCCGGAAGGTTATAGCAGATAAACCAAAGGAGGAGGATTATTTTTACGCGAACCCGCAAGAATGCCTTTGTGAGGGAACAAATTGTGATGACTTGCTGGGCCCTAATAACTCAAGTTCATTGCAACGACAACAGAATACCAAGCGCAGATTGAGATGGTGTCCCTCCTAA
- the LOC8281848 gene encoding rhamnogalacturonan I rhamnosyltransferase 1 isoform X3: protein MVAVARLLNLTLVVPELDKTSFWADPSNFEDIFDVKHFIDSLRDEVRIIRRVPKRFNRKYGYKVFEMPPVSWSNEKYYLQQILPLFSKVKVLHFNKTDARLANNGIPVDLQKLRCRVNFQALKFTSQIESLGYKLVRILQERGPFVALHLRYEMDMLAFSGCTHGCTKEEAEELKQLRYAYPWWREKEIVSEERRSQGLCPLTPEETALILQALGFDKETQIYIAAGEIYGSESRLAALRAAFPLIVRKEMLLDPAELQQFQNHSSQMAALDFMVSIASNTFIPTYDGNMAKVVEGHRRYLGFKKTILLDRKKLVELLDLHQNGTLTWNKFAVAVQAAHEKRMGQPSRRKVIADKPKEEDYFYANPQECLCEGTNCDDLLGPNNSSSLQRQQNTKRRLRWCPS, encoded by the exons ATGGTTGCTGTTGCCCGGCTTTTGAATCTCACTTTGGTTGTTCCGGAACTTGACAAGACATCTTTCTGGGCTGACCCTag TAACTTTGAAGATATCTTTGATGTGAAACATTTCATAGACTCACTAAGAGATGAAGTTCGAATAATTCGAAGGGTGCCAAAAAGATTTAATAGGAAATATGGATACAAAGTATTCGAGATGCCTCCAGTTAGTTGGTCAAATGAGAAATACTACCTGCAACAG ATTTTGCCACTTTTCAGCAAGGTAAAGGTGTTGCACTTCAACAAAACTGATGCACGTCTGGCAAACAATGGGATCCCAGTTGATCTTCAGAAACTCAGATGCCGAGTTAATTTTCAGGCTTTGAAATTTACTTCCCAGATTGAAAGTTTGGGGTACAAATTAGTTCGCATTCTTCAGGAAAGAGGGCCTTTTGTGGCTTTGCATCTAAGATATGAAATGGACATGTTAGCTTTCTCAGGTTGCACCCACGGCTGCACCAAGGAAGAAGCTGAGGAGCTCAAGCAGTTAAG aTATGCTTATCCTTGGTGGAGGGAGAAAGAGATAGTGTCTGAAGAGAGGAGATCTCAAGGTTTGTGTCCTTTGACACCTGAGGAGACGGCTCTAATTTTACAGGCTTTGGGTTTTGACAAGGAAACACAGATATATATTGCAGCCGGTGAGATATATGGCAGTGAAAGCAGACTTGCAGCACTAAGGGCTGCGTTTCCACTTATT GTGAGAAAGGAAATGCTATTGGATCCAGCAGAACTGCAGCAATTCCAGAATCATTCTTCTCAGATGGCTGCTCTGGATTTTATGGTTTCAATAGCCAGTAATACTTTCATTCCCACATATGATGGAAATATGGCAAAAGTTGTGGAAGGTCATCGCCG GTATCTTGGCTTTAAAAAGACAATCCTGCTAGATCGAAAAAAACTTGTTGAGTTACTGGATTTGCATCAGAATGGGACACTTACTTGGAATAAGTTTGCAGTTGCTGTTCAAGCAGCACATGAGAAGAGGATGGGACAGCCATCACGCCGGAAGGTTATAGCAGATAAACCAAAGGAGGAGGATTATTTTTACGCGAACCCGCAAGAATGCCTTTGTGAGGGAACAAATTGTGATGACTTGCTGGGCCCTAATAACTCAAGTTCATTGCAACGACAACAGAATACCAAGCGCAGATTGAGATGGTGTCCCTCCTAA
- the LOC8281847 gene encoding fructose-bisphosphate aldolase-lysine N-methyltransferase, chloroplastic gives MSTKMATRFTLSSSTFLSPLKPFSPVTKIPSFHLKKPFFITSSSLQSSATAPPQSLEIFWQWLSDQGVVSGKSPAKPGVVKEGLGLIAERDIARNEVVLEIPKKLWINPDAVAASDIGNVCSGLKPWISVALFLIREKLKKEGSTWWPYLDILPDTTNSTIYWSEEELAELQGTQLLRTTLGVKEYMQREFAKVEEEILLPHKELFPSPITLDDFLWAFGILRSRAFSRLRGQNLVLIPLADLINHSPDITTEDYAYEIKGGGLFSRELLFSLRSPISVKSGEQVLIQYDLNKSNAELALDYGFIEKTPDRNTYTLTLQISESDPFFGDKLDIAETNGSGETADFDIVLGNPLPPAMLPYLRLVALGGTDAFLLESIFRNTIWGHLELPISRANEELICRVVRDACKSALSGYHTTIEEDEKLEAADLNPRLEIAVGIRAGEKKVLQQINDVFKQRESELDEFEYYQERRLKELGLVGEQGEIIFWESK, from the exons ATGTCCACAAAAATGGCTACACGCTTCACTCTCTCTTCTTCCACTTTCCTTTCTCCTTTAAAACCCTTTTCTCCTGTTACCAAAATTCCCTCTTTCCACTTGAAAAAACCTTTCTTTATAACCTCCTCTTCTCTCCAATCATCTGCAACAGCACCACCACAATCACTAGAGATTTTTTGGCAGTGGCTGAGTGATCAAGGTGTTGTATCAGGCAAGTCCCCTGCTAAGCCTGGTGTTGTTAAAGAAGGCCTCGGCCTGATAGCAGAAAGAGACATTGCAAGAAATGAGGTTGTTTTGGAGATACCGAAGAAGCTCTGGATAAACCCGGATGCAGTTGCAGCTTCTGATATTGGGAATGTATGTAGTGGACTAAAGCCTTGGATATCTGTGGCTCTTTTCTTGATCAGAGAGAAGTTGAAGAAGGAAGGTTCTACATGGTGGCCTTATTTGGATATACTTCCTGATACCACTAATTCCACTATATATTG GTCAGAAGAGGAGCTTGCTGAGCTTCAAG GAACCCAACTGCTGCGCACAACACTGGGTGTAAAAGAATATATGCAGCGTGAATTTGCtaaagtagaagaagaaatccTACTACCTCATAAGGAGCTCTTTCCTTCCCCTATCACATTGGATGACTTCTTGTGGGCATTTGGGATACTGAGATCAAGGGCATTTTCACGTCTTCGTGGGCAAAATCTTGTTTTGATTCCCCTTGCGGACTTG ATCAACCATAGCCCTGACATTACAACAGAAGATTATGCATATGAGATTAAAGGAGGAGGTCTCTTCTCCAGAGAGCTTCTGTTTTCTCTGCGGTCACCTATTTCAGTCAAGTCTGGTGAGCAG GTTCTGATCCAATACgatttaaataaaagcaaTGCCGAGTTGGCTCTGGACTATGGCTTCATAGAAAAAACGCCTGACCGTAACACCTATACCTTGACTCTTCAAATCTCTGAGTCAGACCCATTCTTCGGAGACAAGCTCGACATTGCTGAAACAAATGGTTCAGGTGAGACTGCAGATTTTGACATTGTCTTAGGCAATCCTCTTCCACCAGCAATGCTTCCATATTTACGGCTGGTAGCACTTGGGGGTACCGATGCTTTCCTCTTAGAATCTATATTCAGAAACACCATCTGGGGCCACCTTGAATTGCCAATCAGTCGTGCCAATGAGGAACTCATATGCCGAGTGGTCCGAGATGCTTGTAAATCTGCTCTTTCAGGATATCATACTACTATTGAAGAG GATGAAAAACTAGAAGCAGCAGATCTTAATCCGAGGCTTGAGATTGCAGTGGGAATAAGAGCAGGGGAAAAAAAGGTTCTGCAGCAAATTAATGATGTATTCAAGCAAAGGGAATCAGAACTGGATGAGTTTGAATACTACCAAGAAAGGAGGCTTAAGGAACTTGGTCTGGTTGGGGAGCAAGGTGAGATTATCTTCTGGGAGTCCAAATAG
- the LOC8281846 gene encoding phosphate transporter PHO1 homolog 3, which translates to MKFGKEFRAQMVPEWQDAYVDYDFLKTLLKEIQRFKIRNKPPQPTTSSGGLKRKLTLYRAFSGLIQKNNNYSPRVSPSSSSDADLESQAILVNTVSRDGSQSYETTFLMSSDEGGEYELVYFRRLDEEFNKVEKFYKAKVDEVLKEASMLNKQMDALIAFRIKVENPTGWNDRSADMTRLASDVAASAAALAASTPSGARASRRVHLMDVIEEASSRHEKSDESSHNNRAEEEEEDDGDGIIPKVEAEKPKMIRSNIRPAPLEILNRVKINNTLETPRSTIKGVLKVPQHTELKFTRENLRKVEEQLKRAFVAFYQKLRLLKSFSFLNTLAFSKIMKKYDKITSRNASKAYMKMVDNSCLGSSDEITKLMERTEATFIKHFSNANRSKGMSVLRPKAKRERHRTTFSTGFFSGCTIALIIALIFVIRIRHIDMDDPEGEKYMITLFPLYSLFGFIVLHLLMYAADIYFWRRYRVNYSFIFGFKQGTELGYRQVLLLGFGIATLALVSVLSNLDMEMDPKTKDYKPLTELLPMFLVIFLLVLLILPLNVLYRPARFFFLTCVFHCIAAPLYKVTLPDFFLADQMTSQVQAIRSLEFYICYYGGGDYKVRENTCKTSDVFNTFYFLVAAIPYWARLLQCLRRLFEEKDIMQGVNGGKYLITIVAVSLRTAYSLNKGYAWGVIAVIFSVLAALFGTYWDLVFDWGLLQRNSKNRWLRDKLLVPRKSVYYAAMVANVLLRFAWLQTVLNFKMFSLHKETLITIVASLEIIRRGIWNFFRLENEHLNNVGKYRAFKSVPLPFNYDEDDDKDE; encoded by the exons ATGAAGTTTGGGAAGGAGTTCAGGGCACAAATGGTGCCAGAATGGCAAGATGCGTACGTGGACTATGATTTTCTCAAGACccttttgaaagaaattcaGAGATTCAAGATAAGGAACAAGCCACCGCAGCCCACCACATCATCTGGTGGTCTAAAGAGAAAGCTCACCCTGTACAGAGCTTTCAGTGGTCTGATACAGAAGAATAACAATTACAGCCCAAGAGTAagcccttcttcttcttcagatGCTGATCTTGAAAGCCAAGCCATTTTGGTCAACACAGTGAGCCGCGATGGCTCTCAAAGCTATGAAACTACTTTCCTTATGTCTTCTGATGAAGGAGGAGAGTATGAGCTTGTTTACTTCAGAAGGCTTGATGAAGAGTTCAATAAGGTGGAGAAGTTTTATAAAGCTAAAGTTGATGAGGTTTTGAAAGAAGCTTCTATGTTGAATAAGCAAATGGACGCTTTGATTGCGTTTAGGATCAAAGTTGAGAATCCTACTGGCTGGAATGATAGGTCCGCTGATATGACTCGCCTTGCTTCGGATGTTGCTGCGTCGGCTGCTGCATTGGCTGCTTCCACTCCTTCTGGAGCTAGAGCAAGCA GAAGAGTTCATTTAATGGATGTGATCGAAGAAGCATCAAGCCGGCACGAGAAATCAGATGAGTCTAGTCATAATAATAGAGctgaggaggaggaggaggatgaTGGAGATGGAATTATCCCAAAGGTAGAAGCAGAGAAGCCAAAGATGATTAGAAGCAATATTAGACCAGCTCCATTGGAGATATTAAATCGTGTAAAGATTAACAACACACTGGAGACTCCCAGATCTACCATTAAAGGCGTCCTCAAAGTTCCTCAGCATACAGAATTGAAATTCACAAGGGAAAATCTTCGAAAGGTTGAGGAGCAACTCAAGCGTGCTTTTGTCGCATTTTACCAGAAGCTTCGCCTTCTCAAGAGTTTCAGCTTCTTGAATACCTTGGCATTTTCCAAAATCATGAAGAAGTATGAcaag ATTACTTCAAGAAATGCATCAAAAGCTTACATGAAAATGGTAGATAATTCCTGTCTTGGAAGCTCTGATGAGATAACCAAACTCATGGAAAGGACTGAGGCCACATTTATTAAGCATTTCTCAAACGCGAATCGCAGCAAGGGGATGAGCGTATTAAGACCAAAAGCTAAAAGAGAAAGACACAGAACAACATTTTCAACGG GTTTCTTCTCTGGCTGCACAATAGCTCTGATAATAGcccttatttttgtaattcgTATCCGCCATATCGATATGGATGACCCAGAGggagaaaaatatatgataacCCTGTTTCCACTTTATAg CTTGTTTGGATTCATTGTCCTGCACTTGCTTATGTATGCTGCCGATATATACTTCTGGAGGCGATATCGAGTTAATTATTCCTTCATATTTGGTTTCAAACAAGGAACAGAATTAGGGTATCGACAAGTTCTTCTTCTCGGTTTCGGTATAGCAACACTAGCTCTGGTCTCTGTGCTATCAAATCTTGACATGGAGATGGACCCTAAAACAAAGGATTACAAGCCATTAACCGAACTTCTTCCTATGTTCCTCGTTATA TTTCTACTGGTCCTATTGATCTTGCCACTCAATGTTCTGTACCGCCCAGCTCGATTCTTCTTCCTCACATGCGTCTTTCACTGCATTGCCGCTCCTCTCTACAAG GTTACGCTTCCGGATTTCTTCTTGGCAGATCAAATGACTAGCCAG GTTCAAGCCATCAGAAGTTTGGAGTTCTATATCTGCTACTATGGTGGGGGAGACTATAAGGTCAGAGAAAACACTTGTAAAACAAGTGATGTTTTCAACACCTTCTACTTCCTTGTTGCCGCGATTCCATATTGGGCTCGTCTTCTTCAG TGCCTTAGGCGCCTGTTCGAAGAAAAGGATATAATGCAAGGAGTTAATGGAGGAAAATATCTTATAACAATAGTAGCAGTTTCCTTAAGGACAGCTTACAGTCTAAATAAAGGGTATGCTTGGGGAGTAATAGCAGTGATTTTCTCAGTCTTAGCAGCACTGTTTGGTACATATTGGGATCTCGTTTTCGACTGGGGACTTCTGCAGCGCAATTCCAAGAACCGTTGGCTAAGAGACAAACTCCTTGTTCCTCGGAAAAGTGTATACTATGCAGCCATG GTGGCGAATGTCTTGTTGCGATTTGCCTGGCTGCAAACTGTCCTGAACTTCAAGATGTTTTCTTTACATAAGGAAACGTTGATCACCATTGTTGCTAGCCTTGAGATAATTCGCCGTGGCATCTGGAATTTCTTCAG GTTGGAAAATGAGCATTTGAACAACGTAGGAAAGTACCGCGCGTTCAAGTCAGTGCCGCTACCTTTCAACTATGACGAGGATGATGACAAAGATGAATAG